In Mycobacterium sp. JS623, one genomic interval encodes:
- a CDS encoding TMEM165/GDT1 family protein, translated as MLTAALVSLSVVFVAELGDKSQLMTMTYALRHRWWVVLSGVGIASFMVHGLSVTIGHFLGLSLPDRPIAFAAAIAFLLFAVWTWREGRKGGDSSEIKIAAPRHVLLAVVSSFVLAELGDKTMLATVALASDHNWAGVWIGATAGMVFADGVAIAVGAVLHKRLPERFLHGLASVLFALFGIWILLDTAIGLRSIALPVTGAVAAAAATRAAVTLVRSRRQHSASPVPLESSSSPEGPAAGYCRSND; from the coding sequence ATGCTCACCGCCGCACTGGTCAGTCTCTCGGTCGTGTTCGTCGCCGAACTCGGCGACAAATCGCAACTGATGACCATGACCTACGCCCTGCGTCACCGGTGGTGGGTGGTGCTGTCCGGGGTCGGCATCGCGTCGTTCATGGTGCACGGCCTTTCGGTGACGATCGGCCACTTCCTCGGCCTCTCGTTGCCCGACCGCCCGATCGCGTTCGCCGCGGCGATCGCCTTCCTGTTGTTCGCGGTGTGGACTTGGCGGGAGGGCCGCAAGGGCGGCGACAGCAGCGAGATCAAGATCGCCGCGCCGCGGCATGTGCTGCTGGCCGTCGTCTCGTCGTTCGTTCTCGCCGAGCTCGGCGACAAGACGATGTTGGCCACCGTCGCGTTGGCCAGTGATCACAACTGGGCGGGCGTCTGGATCGGTGCGACAGCGGGCATGGTGTTCGCCGACGGCGTGGCCATCGCGGTCGGCGCGGTGCTGCACAAGCGATTGCCTGAACGCTTCCTACACGGGTTGGCCAGTGTGCTGTTTGCGCTCTTCGGAATCTGGATACTGCTCGATACAGCGATTGGTCTCCGATCGATAGCGCTCCCAGTTACCGGGGCGGTGGCCGCGGCTGCAGCAACCAGAGCCGCGGTGACCCTGGTTCGCAGCCGTCGCCAGCATTCTGCTTCGCCGGTGCCGCTCGAATCGTCGTCCAGCCCGGAGGGTCCTGCGGCTGGCTACTGTCGGTCGAACGACTGA
- a CDS encoding helix-turn-helix domain-containing protein has protein sequence MSKTFAARLNRLFDTVYPPGRGPHTSAEVIAALKAEGVTMSAPYLSQLRSGNRTNPSAATMAALANFFRIKPAYFTDDEYYEKLDKELTWLANMRDEGVRRIAARTVGLSAEAQQDIVSKVDELRRREHLDD, from the coding sequence ATGAGCAAAACGTTCGCCGCCCGGCTAAACCGCCTGTTCGACACGGTTTACCCGCCCGGTCGTGGCCCGCATACGTCCGCCGAAGTCATCGCCGCGCTCAAGGCAGAAGGCGTCACGATGTCTGCTCCGTACCTGTCGCAGCTCCGCTCAGGCAACCGCACCAACCCCTCGGCAGCCACCATGGCAGCCCTTGCCAACTTCTTCCGGATCAAGCCGGCCTACTTCACCGACGACGAGTACTACGAGAAGCTTGACAAGGAATTGACCTGGCTGGCGAATATGCGCGACGAGGGTGTTCGCCGTATTGCGGCGCGCACGGTTGGCCTGTCCGCAGAAGCCCAGCAGGACATTGTTTCTAAGGTCGACGAGCTGCGTCGCCGGGAGCACCTGGACGATTAG
- a CDS encoding ImmA/IrrE family metallo-endopeptidase: MPASRRVTRAVSAVLELAPRRGEVSLPRLVDAVSEDRARPIDLKMADLPPGVCGQWRQYADRDVFLIQKGLPAWDRTLAHELGHLVLGHEGIPVVQAARENTEMASSDLIGYMLNQRTGCMGPAGEDAEQEAEDFAALLIYRLGRLPSDRSSIVQVRLGEAFG; encoded by the coding sequence ATGCCTGCCAGCCGCCGCGTCACCCGTGCCGTAAGCGCGGTGCTCGAACTCGCCCCGCGACGCGGGGAAGTGTCATTGCCCCGCCTCGTTGATGCAGTGAGCGAGGACCGCGCCCGGCCGATTGACCTCAAGATGGCCGACCTGCCCCCCGGAGTGTGTGGGCAGTGGCGCCAGTACGCCGACCGCGACGTCTTCCTGATCCAGAAGGGGCTACCCGCCTGGGACCGCACGTTGGCCCACGAGCTCGGCCATCTGGTGCTTGGACACGAAGGCATCCCCGTGGTCCAGGCAGCCAGGGAGAACACCGAGATGGCAAGCTCCGACCTGATCGGCTACATGCTGAACCAGCGGACGGGCTGCATGGGTCCTGCGGGTGAGGACGCCGAGCAGGAGGCCGAGGACTTCGCGGCACTGCTCATCTACCGCCTTGGGCGGCTTCCGTCGGATCGCTCCTCGATAGTTCAGGTCCGGCTCGGAGAGGCGTTTGGTTGA